The following are from one region of the Biomphalaria glabrata chromosome 4, xgBioGlab47.1, whole genome shotgun sequence genome:
- the LOC106070918 gene encoding uncharacterized protein LOC106070918 isoform X2, producing the protein MSLTEENQKATFQTNKYTTGAHEIHVYEGEEADLHQEKVDCQKNPDHKNFIPIDQFTMLHLPEGHRDQDLYELIRAVADIAVKVDVKMVSPNRPKLWPNKKHNYPFYDFRERTVPRSGTGEVDKVIKFIGGKGFDHNGAKLQRDTASCPCEKCRDSDVPSTEWWEIHVDTAAHVVYDELEARHASCRLFYNTKQSPKVTFDKCSIHYSNVEGDWCVLSHVTCNQKVGSKMHRKFLRWVQLRDKVYNASRSWGNLAFIVSHPHGCPKQVSIGSWTDNKEVSSYKEYILSTLTYTTGTCQGSSGATIHCVGHFWDHLHSGTYHPGPNYSGTGLELRI; encoded by the exons ATGTCACTTACTGAAGAGAATCAAAAAG CTACATTTCAAACTAATAAGTATACTACCg GTGCTCACGAGATTCATGTTTATGAAGGCGAAGAAGCTGACCTACATCAAGAAAAAGTTGATTGTCAAAAAAACCCAGACCACAAAAATTTTATACCCATTGATCAATTCACCATGCTGCATTTGCCGGAAGGTCATCGTGATCAGGATCTGTACGAGCTTATCCGAGCTGTGGCAGACATAGCGGTCAAGGTCGACGTGAAAATGGTCAGCCCAAACCGACCTAAGTTGTGGCCgaacaaaaaacataattacCCTTTCTACGACTTCCGGGAGAGAACTGTCCCGAGAAGCGGGACGGGGGAGGTGGATAAAGTGATCAAATTCATAGGAGGGAAAGGGTTTGACCACAACGGTGCAAAACTCCAGCGGGACACGGCATCTTGTCCTTGCGAAAAATGTCGAGACTCGGACGTACCCAGCACAGAGTGGTGGGAGATTCACGTGGACACAGCGGCGCACGTGGTTTACGATGAGCTGGAAGCAAGACACGCTTCCTGCAGACTGTTCTACAACACGAAACAGAGTCCCAAGGTGACATTTGACAAGTGTAGCATTCACTACAGCAACGTAGAAGGCGATTGGTGCGTTCTCAGCCACGTGACTTGCAACCAGAAAGTCGGCAGCAAGATGCACCGGAAGTTTTTGCGGTGGGTCCAGCTGAGAGACAAGGTGTACAACGCTAGCAGATCGTGGGGCAACCTGGCCTTCATCGTGTCCCACCCTCACGGCTGCCCCAAGCAGGTCAGCATCGGCAGTTGGACGGACAACAAAGAGGTGAGCTCTTACAAGGAGTACATCCTAAGTACTCTGACGTACACCACCGGCACCTGCCAGGGCAGTAGTGGGGCCACGATCCACTGCGTTGGACACTTTTGGGACCATCTCCACAGCGGAACCTATCACCCGGGACCTAATTACAGCGGTACCGGCTTGGAACTAAGAATCTAA
- the LOC106070918 gene encoding uncharacterized protein LOC106070918 isoform X1, with the protein MFLKNIQNYFKVLWHCFIRHLWPACHLLKRIKKVCLLPISATFQTNKYTTGAHEIHVYEGEEADLHQEKVDCQKNPDHKNFIPIDQFTMLHLPEGHRDQDLYELIRAVADIAVKVDVKMVSPNRPKLWPNKKHNYPFYDFRERTVPRSGTGEVDKVIKFIGGKGFDHNGAKLQRDTASCPCEKCRDSDVPSTEWWEIHVDTAAHVVYDELEARHASCRLFYNTKQSPKVTFDKCSIHYSNVEGDWCVLSHVTCNQKVGSKMHRKFLRWVQLRDKVYNASRSWGNLAFIVSHPHGCPKQVSIGSWTDNKEVSSYKEYILSTLTYTTGTCQGSSGATIHCVGHFWDHLHSGTYHPGPNYSGTGLELRI; encoded by the exons ATGTTTCTCAAGAACATTCAG aattATTTCAAGGTTCTGTGGCACTGTTTTATAAGGCATCTGTGGCCAGCATGTCACTTACTGAAGAGAATCAAAAAG gtaTGTCTACTGCCTATTTCAGCTACATTTCAAACTAATAAGTATACTACCg GTGCTCACGAGATTCATGTTTATGAAGGCGAAGAAGCTGACCTACATCAAGAAAAAGTTGATTGTCAAAAAAACCCAGACCACAAAAATTTTATACCCATTGATCAATTCACCATGCTGCATTTGCCGGAAGGTCATCGTGATCAGGATCTGTACGAGCTTATCCGAGCTGTGGCAGACATAGCGGTCAAGGTCGACGTGAAAATGGTCAGCCCAAACCGACCTAAGTTGTGGCCgaacaaaaaacataattacCCTTTCTACGACTTCCGGGAGAGAACTGTCCCGAGAAGCGGGACGGGGGAGGTGGATAAAGTGATCAAATTCATAGGAGGGAAAGGGTTTGACCACAACGGTGCAAAACTCCAGCGGGACACGGCATCTTGTCCTTGCGAAAAATGTCGAGACTCGGACGTACCCAGCACAGAGTGGTGGGAGATTCACGTGGACACAGCGGCGCACGTGGTTTACGATGAGCTGGAAGCAAGACACGCTTCCTGCAGACTGTTCTACAACACGAAACAGAGTCCCAAGGTGACATTTGACAAGTGTAGCATTCACTACAGCAACGTAGAAGGCGATTGGTGCGTTCTCAGCCACGTGACTTGCAACCAGAAAGTCGGCAGCAAGATGCACCGGAAGTTTTTGCGGTGGGTCCAGCTGAGAGACAAGGTGTACAACGCTAGCAGATCGTGGGGCAACCTGGCCTTCATCGTGTCCCACCCTCACGGCTGCCCCAAGCAGGTCAGCATCGGCAGTTGGACGGACAACAAAGAGGTGAGCTCTTACAAGGAGTACATCCTAAGTACTCTGACGTACACCACCGGCACCTGCCAGGGCAGTAGTGGGGCCACGATCCACTGCGTTGGACACTTTTGGGACCATCTCCACAGCGGAACCTATCACCCGGGACCTAATTACAGCGGTACCGGCTTGGAACTAAGAATCTAA